The Humulus lupulus chromosome 3, drHumLupu1.1, whole genome shotgun sequence genome window below encodes:
- the LOC133822000 gene encoding uncharacterized protein LOC133822000 yields MALEWVVLGYAAAAEAIMVLLLTIPGLDGLRKGLVAVTRNLLKPFLSVVPFCLFLLMDIYWKYETRPSCEADSCTPSEFLRHQKSIMKSQRNALLIASALIFYWLLYSVTHLVVRIEQLNQRIERLKRD; encoded by the coding sequence ATGGCTTTGGAATGGGTTGTGTTAGGCTACGCCGCGGCTGCAGAGGCTATCATGGTGCTCCTCCTGACGATCCCGGGCCTCGATGGTCTCCGCAAGGGTCTCGTCGCCGTGACCCGTAATCTTCTCAAACCATTCCTCTCGGTGGTTCCCTTTTGTCTCTTCTTACTCATGGATATTTACTGGAAGTACGAGACTCGTCCGAGTTGCGAGGCCGATTCCTGCACTCCATCGGAGTTCCTCCGTCACCAGAAGTCAATCATGAAGAGTCAACGTAACGCTCTCTTGATCGCCTCCGCCTTGATCTTTTACTGGCTCCTCTACTCCGTTACTCACCTTGTCGTCCGGATCGAGCAGCTCAATCAGCGCATTGAGCGGTTgaagagagattga